The Ictalurus punctatus breed USDA103 chromosome 9, Coco_2.0, whole genome shotgun sequence genome contains a region encoding:
- the ythdf2 gene encoding YTH domain-containing family protein 2, which yields MSASSLLGQRPKGQGNKVQNGAVAQKETLNDDEFEPYLNAQPRQSNAYTAMSDSYMPSYYSPSIGFTYSLNEAAWSTGGDPPMPYLASYGQLSNGEHHYLPDAMFGQSGTLGSNPFLGQHGFNFFPSGIDFSAWGSSSSQGQSTQSYAYAPSSLGGAVIDGQSPFTANEPLNKAVGMNSLDQGMAGLKIGAGDMTPKVVGSGLPGGPLNQVSAAPSMPAPSIAPAKVTSWADIASKPAKPQPKIKTKGTLGGTNLPPPPIKHNMDIGTWDNKGAVPKAATPQQSALPTNGQPPNQASPQPAAPAGGVPQLPLTNGQLAPPTVPLGQHPQAPNGQPGMAQPQLQGPPPPQQPSQQTRWVPPRNRANGFGDAAGGASQSPPSAGIGGVSVPPEPHPVLEKLRLVNNYNPKDFDWNPKQGRVFIIKSYSEDDIHRSIKYNVWCSTEHGNKRLDTAYRSLGGKGPLYLLFSVNGSGHFCGVAEMRSPVDYNTCAGVWSQDKWKGRFDVRWIFVKDVPNSQLRHIRLENNENKPVTNSRDTQEVPLEKARQVLKIIAGYKHTTSIFDDFSHYEKRQEEEESVKKVDVQGSDPYSSNPSRSHYRLQDRQGRVK from the exons ATGTCAGCCAGCAGCCTTCTGGGACAG AGACCGAAAGGCCAAGGAAACAAAG tGCAAAACGGAGCTGTTGCCCAAAAGGAGACTTTAAACGATGATGAGTTCGAGCCTTATCTGAACGCTCAGCCCAGACAG AGCAATGCATATACGGCCATGTCCGACTCCTATATGCCTAGCTACTATAGCCCCTCCATAGGATTCACCTACTCGCTCAATGAAGCGGCTTGGTCCACAGGTGGTGATCCTCCCATGCCCTACCTGGCCTCTTATGGACAGCTTAGCAATGGGGAGCACCACTACCTCCCGGACGCAATGTTTGGACAGTCAGGAACACTTGGGAGCAACCCTTTCCTGGGCCAGCATGGTTTCAACTTTTTCCCCAGTGGGATCGACTTCTCTGCCTGGGGGAGCAGCAGCTCTCAGGGACAGTCCACACAGAGTTATGCCTACGCACCCAGCTCACTCGGGGGTGCTGTGATCGATGGACAGTCTCCATTCACCGCCAATGAGCCTCTTAACAAGGCTGTAGGGATGAACAGTTTGGACCAGGGTATGGCGGGGCTTAAGATTGGGGCAGGAGACATGACGCCTAAAGTTGTTGGTTCTGGACTGCCTGGAGGACCTTTGAATCAGGTATCAGCAGCTCCCAGCATGCCTGCACCTTCCATTGCACCTGCCAAAGTGACATCCTGGGCGGATATCGCCAGCAAGCCTGCCAAACCCCAGCCTAAGATCAAGACTAAAGGCACCTTGGGGGGCACAAACCTTCCCCCTCCACCAATCAAACACAACATGGATATTGGAACATGGGATAACAAAGGGGCGGTGCCGAAAGCAGCAACACCCCAACAGTCAGCACTGCCCACCAATGGACAACCACCCAATCAGGCCTCTCCTCAGCCAGCTGCACCTGCCGGAGGGGTGCCGCAGCTTCCCCTTACCAACGGACAGCTTGCACCCCCTACTGTTCCATTAGGTCAGCATCCCCAGGCTCCTAATGGGCAGCCAGGTATGGCTCAACCCCAACTTCAAGGCCCACCCCCTCCACAGCAACCTTCTCAACAGACCCGCTGGGTCCCTCCTCGTAATCGTGCCAATGGCTTTGGAGATGCAGCAGGCGGGGCCAGTCAGTCTCCTCCCAGTGCAGGAATAGGTGGTGTCAGTGTGCCACCAGAGCCGCACCCGGTTCTTGAGAAGCTGCGTCTTGTCAACAATTACAATCCGAAGGACTTTGACTGGAACCCCAAGCAGGGACGCGTGTTCATTATAAAGAGCTACTCCGAGGACGACATCCACCGCTCAATCAAGTACAACGTGTGGTGCAGCACGGAGCATGGAAACAAGCGGCTGGACACAGCATACCGCTCTCTGGGCGGAAAGGGTCCCCTGTACCTGCTTTTCAGCGTCAACGGTAGCGGCCATTTCTGTGGTGTGGCCGAAATGCGCTCACCCGTGGACTACAACACGTGCGCCGGCGTGTGGTCGCAGGATAAGTGGAAGGGTCGGTTCGATGTGCGCTGGATCTTTGTCAAGGACGTGCCCAACAGCCAGCTGCGTCACATCCGCCTCGAGAACAACGAGAACAAGCCAGTGACCAACTCGCGTGACACGCAAGAGGTCCCGCTTGAAAAGGCGCGGCAGGTGCTCAAGATCATCGCGGGCTACAAGCACACCACCTCTATCTTTGATGACTTCTCGCACTATGAGAAGCGccaagaggaggaggagagtgtTAAAAAG GTGGATGTCCAGGGGAGCGACCCATATTCGAGTAATCCCAGCCGGAGTCACTACAGACTGCAG GATCGTCAAGGACGTGTCAAGTAA